The proteins below come from a single Rosa rugosa chromosome 2, drRosRugo1.1, whole genome shotgun sequence genomic window:
- the LOC133734115 gene encoding proline-rich receptor-like protein kinase PERK3 isoform X1 has product MSKSSSAAIVGGAVGALALAAIIVGFMSFCKAQCNKHFPNKDSKTGSSDPSAIVELTRGGPSSTRHFTMEELEQATKHFDESSLLGYGSFGLVYKGLLRDGMVVAIKRRPGAPRQEFVSEVMYLSQIHH; this is encoded by the exons ATGTCAAAGTCATCTTCTGCAGCCATAGTTGGAGGTGCTGTTGGGGCACTTGCCTTGGCGGCAATAATCGTCGGATTCATGTCGTTCTGCAAGGCACAATGTAATAAGCATTTCCCCAACAAGGATTCAAAGACTGGTTCTTCGGATCCATCTGCAATAG TTGAGCTGACTAGAGGTGGACCTAGTTCAACAAGGCACTTCACAATGGAGGAGTTAGAGCAAGCTACCAAGCATTTTGATGAAAGCAGTCTTCTGGGATATGGAAGTTTTGGACTTGTTTATAAAGGTTTGCTCCGTGATGGGATGGTTGTGGCTATCAAAAGGCGCCCCGGTGCTCCTAGACAAGAATTTGTCTCAGAG GTAATGTACTTGTCGCAGATTCATCACTGA
- the LOC133734115 gene encoding LRR receptor kinase SERK2-like isoform X2 — MSKSSSAAIVGGAVGALALAAIIVGFMSFCKAQCNKHFPNKDSKTGSSDPSAIVELTRGGPSSTRHFTMEELEQATKHFDESSLLGYGSFGLVYKGLLRDGMVVAIKRRPGAPRQEFVSEILNRIHQLN; from the exons ATGTCAAAGTCATCTTCTGCAGCCATAGTTGGAGGTGCTGTTGGGGCACTTGCCTTGGCGGCAATAATCGTCGGATTCATGTCGTTCTGCAAGGCACAATGTAATAAGCATTTCCCCAACAAGGATTCAAAGACTGGTTCTTCGGATCCATCTGCAATAG TTGAGCTGACTAGAGGTGGACCTAGTTCAACAAGGCACTTCACAATGGAGGAGTTAGAGCAAGCTACCAAGCATTTTGATGAAAGCAGTCTTCTGGGATATGGAAGTTTTGGACTTGTTTATAAAGGTTTGCTCCGTGATGGGATGGTTGTGGCTATCAAAAGGCGCCCCGGTGCTCCTAGACAAGAATTTGTCTCAGAG ATACTAAACAGGATCCATCAACTAAACTAG